aaattcaaccgaCTAGGCACTGTCTGGGCACCGCCTAGGCGGCCGAGGCGGTAGGCGGTCACCAACCGCCCCGCCACCGCCTCCCGCCATTTACAACCTTGGTCCAAATCTTCTAATATTAATTCTATTACAAGGCATGGTTGGACAATATATTCAACCGCAAAATGCATGGCTAACATTACAAAGTACTGCTCAAAATGTAGCGCAAAATGTTCTATAATCTTTGAAAATGCAATTGTGGGCGACTTGAATCAGATGCATGCACCTTCATCAGCAACATGTTATCTGGCCTAAAAAATCAAGTAATAGACAATGAAATTGACACATAAGTTTATAAAGTTCAGTTAAAGCCGTCATAGGATCCATCATCAAGATACTTAACAAACTCTAGATAGAACAAGCAAGGATGCTCAGAAAGGACATATACTGCTAGGAGCCTAACACCGCAATGAGCCAACAGCAAATCAGAAACTGTAGATCAGGTCATTATCTAATTAGGACCAAAGACAATAGATATTCAATCGTGCCAACAGAGCATAGATAGGTGAATTTTACAGCTTAATTCCAGATAAAATTTTCAGTTAAGAAAGATAAGCAATATGAGATTTATGTGCATACAATTGGGAACATTACgagaaaaaaatgtaaaatgtatGACTGAAAACACTGCTCCTCTATGCAGGTGATCAAAAGAAGATTTACTGGTCATACCGAATCACGGTATTATGCAGTGCATACGAATTACTAGGCGTCAGAACAAGTAAACCATAACACACTAAAGAACAAAAAAAGCCATCAAAGCAAAATTCGGAAAACTGGAAAGTGAATATCATGCAGGAAGAGTAATACCTCAGGTCGGGCAGTGGATGCCGTTGATGCGGATCATTGACATGATAGCTATAAAAAGGAATTTCAAAGGTTTATTTTAGCAAAAGTAAAAAGGGTCGCAGAAAGGTATGCATGGAGATTtaacaaatattaaatataacagAAAACTAACATGCAACACTTTTTTGTACTGAGTAATAGTAATATTTTCTTGAAAGATGTAAAAAACACACAAAATGTTTTGAAACACTCACCCTCACATGACACCGAGTTGACACTGTAGGTACACACTCTGCCCAACTTTTTGCAGTACATGTACTCGGATCAGACGGGGATGTGACTGCATATTGAACCGATTTATAATCTAGTTTTGGCTTGTGGCTTGTGGCCAGAAATCAGCTGTAAGAACCAATCAACCCAAATTCCAGTTAATTTTTCATCCAGCAGCATTATGCACAACAAATATTGTCTCTGTACCATCAGCAAGCGACATTAATACTGAGTTTTAGTAACATCTAGGGCAGTCACTCTTCAGATTCCATTTCCTTGACACTGTTCACAATGTCTTGAGTTTTCTTCGAAAGAGATTGATTATGTTCCTCAATGTGTTCAAAAATAATTTCCAAATGCCTTTTATAGATAGCAACTTTCTTTTTCTCAACAGCCAGCTGCATTAATAGTTCCCGGATTTTATCATGTTCATTGGGATATTGATCACATATGAGATCTCTACGACCCTTACCAGGAGTTAGTGGATGTGTGTGCTCCTTTACAAATTTTGTGACAGCCCATCGGCCAGAACTTACTTTCCTGACCAAAATCATCGCTCTGCAACCAACCCGTGTTTCCATCCTCTGCCGTACAACTTTCTCACGCTTGTCAGGTGTTCTGAATCCTTCCTTGTTGCAAACAAGCGCCCGACCAATGGCTGATCCATCACGCCTGGATCGAGAAAGCTTGCTCACACGGATCACAAAACCATCCCTTGTTGCATATGCATTGTAAAATGCATGTGCTGCTGCCTCAGATTCAAACTCCAGCCCCACACATGGATCATCACTAGGACCTGAACAGTTAACAGCTTGCAGATCTT
This window of the Primulina tabacum isolate GXHZ01 chromosome 4, ASM2559414v2, whole genome shotgun sequence genome carries:
- the LOC142543270 gene encoding protein FAR1-RELATED SEQUENCE 1-like — translated: MDFEIDDEINGEVLGSSIHFETRTDNRNVIAGSSNDGILQQGLDVKVDEESSKRELFQFEDLQAVNCSGPSDDPCVGLEFESEAAAHAFYNAYATRDGFVIRVSKLSRSRRDGSAIGRALVCNKEGFRTPDKREKVVRQRMETRVGCRAMILVRKVSSGRWAVTKFVKEHTHPLTPGKGRRDLICDQYPNEHDKIRELLMQLAVEKKKVAIYKRHLEIIFEHIEEHNQSLSKKTQDIVNSVKEMESEE